In Alkalihalobacterium alkalinitrilicum, a genomic segment contains:
- the cmpA gene encoding cortex morphogenetic protein CmpA: MPYWLRKQLKTAFSQKNRYQIKLLNQCWFYYQKTQYKRNTAMEKSN, from the coding sequence ATGCCCTACTGGCTAAGAAAGCAACTAAAAACTGCTTTCTCTCAAAAAAACCGTTATCAAATCAAACTACTCAACCAATGTTGGTTCTATTATCAAAAAACACAATACAAAAGAAATACTGCAATGGAGAAAAGTAATTAA
- a CDS encoding PP2C family serine/threonine-protein phosphatase: protein MIEFLLKEYVNIATYQKPKEGNSLNGDSFVVLEVDGYIVCAVSDGLGSGEHAHSSSVSVMNVIKQNHEKSVKEIIQRCNETLVAKRGVVLTVVKFDCKKKNVHYSSIGNIGFLFYSANGQMIRPIPNRGFLSGRKVDVKTEQFPYDSGSTFVIFSDGVKLSSMKRENLIDLCSEENAKQIIQKHVQVTEDDITILIGQLH from the coding sequence ATGATTGAATTTCTACTAAAGGAATATGTGAATATCGCTACCTATCAAAAACCAAAAGAGGGGAATTCTCTTAATGGGGATTCGTTTGTTGTGCTTGAAGTGGATGGTTACATCGTTTGCGCTGTTTCTGATGGATTAGGTAGTGGTGAACATGCTCACTCATCTTCGGTATCAGTAATGAATGTTATAAAACAAAACCATGAAAAAAGTGTAAAAGAAATCATTCAACGATGTAATGAGACGCTGGTCGCGAAACGAGGGGTTGTCCTAACTGTCGTTAAGTTTGATTGTAAAAAAAAGAATGTTCACTATAGTAGCATTGGCAATATCGGTTTTTTGTTTTATTCTGCAAATGGACAAATGATCAGGCCGATACCGAATAGAGGTTTTTTATCAGGGAGAAAAGTTGATGTGAAAACAGAGCAATTTCCATATGACTCGGGAAGTACTTTTGTTATCTTTTCAGATGGAGTTAAGCTTAGTAGTATGAAACGGGAAAATTTAATCGATCTATGTTCTGAAGAAAATGCGAAGCAAATTATTCAAAAACATGTACAAGTTACTGAGGATGATATTACGATACTTATTGGACAACTACATTAA
- a CDS encoding SprT family protein, with the protein MKQEELQSIVEEVSLTYFVRPFCHEARFNHRLRTTGGRYLLHTHDIEINPKQYEAFGKDELISIIKHELCHYHLHLQKKGYQHKDKDFKDLLKQVGGARYCKPLVDKKASSKKQYIIQCTSCLLKYTRKRKFDLTRYACGKCGGKLRMLKMNIDH; encoded by the coding sequence GTGAAGCAGGAAGAATTACAATCCATTGTTGAAGAAGTATCATTAACGTATTTTGTTCGCCCCTTTTGCCACGAAGCAAGGTTTAACCATCGCCTTAGAACAACTGGAGGGCGATATTTATTGCATACACACGATATCGAAATAAACCCAAAACAATATGAAGCCTTTGGAAAAGATGAATTAATCTCAATTATTAAACATGAATTATGTCACTACCATCTGCATTTACAAAAAAAGGGCTATCAGCATAAAGATAAAGATTTTAAAGATTTATTAAAACAAGTCGGTGGAGCTAGATACTGCAAACCACTAGTAGATAAAAAAGCATCTTCAAAAAAACAATACATTATTCAATGTACTAGTTGCTTATTAAAGTACACAAGAAAGAGAAAGTTTGATCTCACTCGTTATGCATGTGGGAAATGTGGTGGAAAATTAAGGATGCTAAAAATGAATATTGACCACTAA
- a CDS encoding cysteine hydrolase family protein: MRELGVPVIYTAHNIAEDCVADFYKLWKPIKDGAIKEGSPGADIYSGIYPLPTERVIRTKPAYCSFTGTDLDYVLRNLGVKTLIIAGTLTNFC, translated from the coding sequence ATGAGAGAACTTGGAGTTCCTGTTATTTATACCGCTCATAACATTGCTGAAGACTGTGTTGCAGATTTTTATAAGTTATGGAAACCAATCAAAGATGGAGCAATTAAGGAAGGTTCACCAGGAGCTGATATCTACTCAGGAATCTACCCGCTGCCTACTGAAAGAGTGATTCGTACGAAACCTGCGTATTGTTCGTTTACAGGTACCGATTTAGATTATGTTTTAAGAAATTTAGGTGTAAAAACATTAATTATCGCAGGAACTCTAACAAATTTTTGCTGA
- a CDS encoding Tex family protein has protein sequence MNLSSNELRQQMMMKIGKELSLPTKTVQQVIELIEEGNTVPFIARYRKELTGGIDEVQIRSITETWQYAMNLSERKSEVIRLIEEQGKLTSELKVAIEKAGKLQEVEDLYRPYKQKRRTKATVAKEKGLEPLANWLFSLPKSANVEDEASKYISEEYEVLSIEEAIQGARDIIAEWVSDDAEARKHIRELTFKDGIIVTKVKDADKDEKGIYEMYYEYEEPVKRVVPHRILAMNRGEKEDVLRVGITFPVQKIENYMQKTYITNRSSSAASFVTTAIEDGYKRLIEPSIEREIRSELTTKAEEQAIHIFSENLRNLLLQPPIKDHTVLGLDPAYRTGCKLAVVDDTGKVLDITVIYPTPPHNKIDEAKKVINRLIEQHKVDVVAIGNGTASRESEQFIADLIKENNLPVSYLIVNEAGASVYSASELGREEFPDLQVEERSAVSIARRLQDPLAELVKIDPKSVGVGQYQHDVSQKRLAESLGFVVETAVNRVGVNVNTASSSLLQYVAGLSKVVANNVVKKRNEEGKFTSRQQLKKVPRLGEKTYEQCIGFLRIAEGNNPLDNTAIHPESYRETMRLLEVVNASMDELGTEDLKEKLQRISLSETAQTLEIGEPTLKDIIEALIRPGRDPRDDLAKPLLKKGVLALEDLQKGMELQGTVRNVVDFGAFIDVGVKQDGLVHISKLSNRFVKHPLEVVAVGEVVTVWVDDVDFKKQRVALTMVEPEKQIQ, from the coding sequence ATGAATTTGAGTAGTAATGAATTGCGTCAGCAAATGATGATGAAAATAGGGAAAGAATTAAGTTTACCAACGAAAACGGTACAGCAAGTCATTGAACTTATTGAGGAAGGAAATACAGTCCCATTTATTGCACGTTACCGAAAAGAGTTAACGGGTGGAATAGATGAAGTGCAAATACGTTCGATAACGGAAACGTGGCAATATGCAATGAATTTAAGTGAAAGAAAAAGTGAAGTCATTCGGCTTATTGAGGAGCAAGGGAAATTAACAAGTGAGTTAAAAGTGGCAATTGAAAAGGCAGGAAAGCTCCAAGAAGTAGAAGATCTTTACCGTCCATATAAACAAAAACGTCGTACAAAGGCAACTGTTGCAAAAGAAAAAGGACTAGAACCTTTAGCAAATTGGTTATTCTCGTTACCCAAATCTGCGAATGTAGAAGACGAAGCGAGTAAGTATATTTCTGAAGAATATGAAGTGTTATCGATTGAAGAAGCAATCCAAGGCGCAAGAGATATTATTGCTGAGTGGGTTTCTGACGATGCTGAAGCAAGAAAACATATAAGAGAGTTAACGTTTAAAGATGGAATTATTGTAACAAAAGTTAAAGACGCGGATAAAGATGAAAAAGGAATTTATGAAATGTACTACGAGTACGAGGAACCAGTAAAACGAGTAGTCCCCCATCGAATTCTTGCGATGAACCGCGGTGAAAAAGAAGATGTATTACGTGTAGGGATTACTTTTCCTGTTCAAAAAATTGAAAACTATATGCAAAAAACCTACATAACAAATAGGAGTTCAAGTGCAGCATCGTTTGTTACAACGGCAATAGAGGATGGGTATAAACGGTTGATTGAGCCCTCAATTGAGCGCGAAATTCGTAGTGAACTGACAACGAAAGCTGAAGAACAAGCCATACATATTTTCTCAGAAAACTTACGAAACCTCCTATTGCAGCCACCGATTAAAGATCATACAGTACTAGGTCTTGATCCAGCTTATCGAACAGGTTGTAAGTTAGCGGTTGTTGATGACACAGGTAAAGTACTGGACATTACTGTTATTTATCCAACGCCACCACATAATAAGATAGATGAAGCTAAAAAAGTAATAAATCGTTTAATTGAGCAGCATAAAGTTGACGTCGTAGCAATTGGTAATGGCACGGCTTCAAGAGAATCGGAGCAATTTATCGCTGATTTAATTAAGGAAAATAACTTGCCTGTATCTTATTTGATCGTTAACGAAGCCGGTGCAAGTGTTTATTCTGCGTCTGAACTCGGCCGTGAAGAGTTTCCTGATTTACAAGTGGAAGAGCGAAGTGCGGTCTCTATTGCCCGCCGACTTCAAGATCCTTTAGCAGAGCTTGTAAAAATTGACCCGAAATCTGTTGGTGTTGGACAATATCAACACGATGTTTCCCAAAAAAGATTAGCAGAGTCACTAGGGTTTGTTGTAGAAACAGCGGTAAACCGTGTAGGAGTTAATGTAAATACAGCATCTTCATCGCTTTTACAATATGTTGCGGGTTTATCGAAGGTTGTTGCTAATAACGTCGTTAAAAAACGAAATGAGGAAGGGAAATTTACTTCTCGCCAACAGTTGAAGAAGGTACCTCGACTCGGTGAAAAAACCTATGAACAGTGTATTGGTTTCTTGAGAATAGCAGAAGGAAACAATCCATTAGATAATACGGCCATTCATCCAGAATCATACCGTGAAACAATGAGACTGCTTGAGGTTGTTAATGCAAGTATGGATGAGTTAGGCACGGAAGACTTGAAAGAGAAATTGCAACGAATTTCATTGTCGGAAACAGCTCAAACGTTAGAAATAGGAGAACCGACCTTGAAGGATATTATTGAGGCTCTTATTCGCCCTGGACGTGATCCTCGTGATGATTTAGCAAAACCATTATTGAAAAAAGGGGTGTTAGCTCTCGAAGATCTACAAAAAGGGATGGAATTACAGGGTACCGTACGTAATGTAGTTGATTTCGGTGCATTTATTGATGTTGGAGTTAAACAAGATGGACTTGTTCACATTTCTAAACTAAGTAACCGATTTGTAAAACATCCACTTGAAGTTGTAGCGGTAGGTGAAGTTGTTACGGTTTGGGTGGATGATGTGGATTTTAAGAAGCAGAGAGTTGCTTTGACGATGGTGGAACCAGAAAAACAAATACAGTAA
- the sigB gene encoding RNA polymerase sigma factor SigB gives MSTKPQQRPNSKDDVILWIKQYQENELEEAQTKLVEHYKPLVQTLSRKFSRGPEHAEDLFQVGMLGLLGAIRRFDLSVGRSFESFAVPTVVGEIKRYIRDKTWSVHVPRRIKELGPKIKKAVDLLTNDLQRSPKVDEIAEFINVSVEEVLEAMEMGRSYQALSVDKPIEADQEGGEATLLDLVGRQEKGYEQTDQQILLEKAFSVLNEREKQILQLTYFENLSQKETGERLSISQMHVSRLQRRALQKLRDSIHIKPTEYLK, from the coding sequence ATGTCGACGAAACCTCAGCAACGACCCAATAGTAAAGATGATGTAATCCTTTGGATCAAACAGTATCAGGAGAATGAGCTAGAAGAAGCGCAGACAAAGTTAGTCGAGCATTATAAGCCACTTGTACAAACACTTTCACGTAAGTTTTCGAGAGGTCCTGAACATGCTGAAGACCTATTTCAAGTCGGAATGTTAGGTTTATTAGGTGCTATTCGCCGTTTTGATTTATCGGTAGGGAGAAGTTTTGAATCATTTGCAGTTCCAACTGTTGTTGGTGAAATTAAACGCTATATTCGCGATAAAACGTGGAGCGTACATGTCCCAAGAAGAATAAAAGAGCTAGGGCCGAAGATTAAAAAGGCTGTTGATCTATTAACAAATGACTTACAACGGTCTCCTAAGGTCGACGAAATAGCAGAGTTTATCAATGTTTCCGTTGAAGAAGTGTTAGAAGCAATGGAAATGGGCAGAAGTTATCAAGCTTTATCGGTGGATAAACCGATAGAGGCTGATCAAGAAGGCGGAGAAGCTACATTGTTAGATCTTGTCGGTCGACAAGAAAAAGGATACGAACAAACCGATCAACAAATCCTTCTAGAAAAAGCTTTCAGCGTACTAAATGAACGTGAAAAGCAAATATTACAACTGACGTATTTTGAAAATTTAAGTCAAAAAGAAACAGGAGAGCGCTTAAGTATTTCACAAATGCATGTTTCGAGGTTGCAACGAAGAGCACTACAAAAGTTAAGAGATTCTATTCATATTAAACCAACGGAGTACCTTAAATGA
- a CDS encoding ATP-dependent Clp protease ATP-binding subunit, with the protein MLCQKCKVNQVNIKLNVMINQQHKQMHLCSECYNDSYKSFGMNAFNMNDYFKDVFSSAQQKSNGYQKHPVKEMPPQQARGNGFLDQNGRNLTEEARAGQIDAVIGRDQEIQRVIEILNRRNKNNPVLIGEAGVGKTAIAEGIALKIVEGQVPAKLKNKEVYTLDISSLVAGTSYRGQFEEKMKELITELQQRDDVILFIDELHMMVGAGSSSEGSMDAGNILKPALARGDLQIIGATTIKEYRMIEKDPALERRFQPVIVKEPTEDEAYKILKGIRPAYEKYHNVKYSDDVLKACVALSKRYIQDRFLPDKAIDLLDEAGSKLNLSQGETDQDHLKQRLKEIKQEKQIATQQEQYEKAVQLRDEELEIKAKLTNEQAQEPKTEVTIEHIQEIIEKSTGIPVRKLQKDEQSKMKDLPKRLAEKVIGQEKAIEQVANAAMRARVGLKPKHRPTASFLFVGPTGTGKTELAKTLAKELFGGKDAMIRLDMSEYMEKHSVSKLIGSPPGYVGHDEAGQLTEQVRRNPYSIVLLDEIEKAHPDVMNVFLQIMEDGRLTDSQGRVVNFNETVIIMTSNAGVTDKKKPAIGFGSSESVEETLTQLETLKNYFKLEFLNRIDSIIEFAHLTKDDLIQIVDIMLDELKETLKEHGILMEMTTEAKAKIAEFGYHPEFGARPLRRAIQDHIENKITALMIENEQVEVINVSVEENQLKVR; encoded by the coding sequence ATGTTATGTCAAAAATGTAAAGTCAACCAAGTGAATATCAAATTGAATGTAATGATAAATCAACAGCATAAACAAATGCATTTATGCTCTGAATGCTACAATGATTCGTACAAATCATTTGGTATGAATGCTTTTAACATGAATGATTATTTCAAAGATGTCTTTTCATCAGCACAGCAAAAATCAAATGGATATCAGAAACATCCAGTAAAAGAAATGCCTCCTCAACAAGCGCGAGGAAACGGATTTCTTGACCAAAACGGTCGTAATCTAACGGAAGAAGCAAGAGCAGGACAAATTGATGCAGTTATTGGTCGAGATCAAGAAATACAACGAGTAATAGAAATATTAAATCGACGTAACAAAAATAACCCTGTATTAATCGGTGAAGCAGGTGTTGGTAAAACAGCGATTGCTGAGGGCATTGCGCTTAAAATCGTTGAAGGTCAAGTTCCAGCTAAATTAAAAAATAAAGAAGTCTACACGTTAGATATTAGCTCTCTTGTTGCAGGCACAAGCTATCGCGGTCAGTTTGAAGAAAAAATGAAGGAATTAATTACTGAATTACAGCAAAGAGATGATGTCATCCTGTTCATTGACGAACTTCACATGATGGTTGGAGCAGGGAGCAGCTCGGAAGGTTCTATGGATGCAGGTAATATTTTAAAGCCTGCCCTTGCCCGAGGAGACCTACAAATCATTGGCGCAACAACAATCAAAGAATATCGAATGATTGAAAAAGACCCAGCACTCGAACGACGCTTCCAACCAGTAATTGTAAAAGAGCCGACTGAAGACGAAGCGTACAAAATTTTAAAAGGGATTCGTCCTGCGTATGAAAAGTATCACAATGTAAAATACTCAGACGACGTTTTAAAAGCTTGTGTAGCTTTATCTAAACGATATATTCAAGACCGCTTTTTACCCGATAAAGCGATAGACCTATTGGATGAAGCAGGTTCTAAGCTAAACCTATCACAAGGTGAAACAGATCAAGATCACTTAAAACAACGATTAAAAGAAATCAAGCAAGAAAAACAAATAGCAACACAACAGGAGCAATATGAAAAAGCAGTCCAACTTCGCGATGAAGAATTAGAAATCAAAGCGAAGTTAACTAACGAACAAGCACAAGAACCGAAAACAGAAGTGACCATAGAGCATATCCAAGAAATTATTGAAAAAAGTACAGGTATTCCAGTTAGAAAGCTACAAAAAGACGAGCAATCAAAAATGAAAGATTTACCGAAAAGACTTGCTGAGAAAGTGATCGGGCAGGAAAAAGCAATTGAGCAAGTGGCCAATGCTGCGATGAGAGCTCGTGTTGGATTAAAACCAAAACACCGCCCAACCGCTTCATTCCTTTTTGTCGGTCCAACAGGTACGGGTAAAACAGAACTTGCGAAAACACTTGCAAAAGAATTGTTTGGAGGTAAGGATGCGATGATCCGATTAGATATGAGTGAATATATGGAAAAGCATTCCGTATCAAAGTTGATCGGTTCACCTCCAGGATATGTAGGTCATGATGAAGCAGGTCAATTAACTGAACAAGTTCGTAGAAATCCGTATTCTATTGTACTACTTGATGAAATTGAAAAAGCACATCCTGATGTCATGAATGTTTTCCTTCAAATTATGGAAGACGGCCGTTTAACAGATAGTCAAGGTAGAGTCGTTAACTTCAACGAAACCGTGATAATTATGACATCAAACGCTGGAGTTACAGATAAAAAGAAACCAGCGATCGGTTTTGGTTCATCCGAATCTGTTGAAGAAACATTGACTCAACTAGAGACACTAAAAAACTATTTCAAACTAGAATTCTTAAACCGCATTGACTCTATTATCGAGTTTGCGCATCTTACAAAAGACGATCTTATTCAAATTGTCGATATTATGTTAGATGAGCTAAAAGAAACATTAAAAGAACATGGTATTTTAATGGAAATGACGACAGAAGCCAAAGCAAAAATCGCTGAATTTGGGTACCACCCCGAATTCGGGGCTAGACCTTTACGTCGCGCCATTCAAGATCACATCGAAAATAAAATTACAGCATTAATGATTGAAAATGAACAAGTTGAAGTTATTAATGTATCTGTTGAAGAAAATCAATTGAAAGTTAGATAA